One Palaemon carinicauda isolate YSFRI2023 chromosome 4, ASM3689809v2, whole genome shotgun sequence DNA segment encodes these proteins:
- the LOC137639225 gene encoding uncharacterized protein, producing the protein MGVKGLLLCLAIYALLKPGSGSRSAVLDELVTSATHSFREHLSIGWPEIGIPSLDPVRIPVLGLPDSMSKMITYGQYAALTVHGMSDLNIEAVDSNVLYMRSAITLGLPSLEITGSHYDLGESSSEIQNLRIVIGVTFTLAEEQLLEVDEVDVLYDFTSAGELSKEEQLAEDGIVELLKGTFQGYLEKAIAYEITAALEMTRDDYDYESEDSIDDFFDRLFADIRKLIIEDHLDPMNLPQDSDSFSLSLFNTTVDGSLTVHKGALSGLSTIHRAGNMSARFIGLKAEIIWEGEVGFDDLEIDYTFDLNLPLLGKEVSYAIKMSYVHLSFETDVFLLRQNITLARCNISELGPIHFKEKGAGPLDTPLYNILINTLLGELHFYVMKIGEGVVCSLLENVLSHI; encoded by the exons ATGGGTGTGAAAGGACTTCTCTTGTGTTTGGCGATATATGCTCTTCTGAAACCAG GCAGTGGTTCCAGGAGCGCTGTTCTGGATGAGCTAGTCACTTCTGCTACACATTCCTTTCGTGAACACCTTTCTATAGGATGGCCAGAGATAGGAATTCCATCCTTAGATCCTGTAAGGATCCCTGTACTTGGGTTACCAGATAGCATGAGTAAAATGAT AACATATGGTCAATATGCAGCCTTGACAGTACATGGCATGTCTGATTTGAACATTGAAGCCGTTGATTCGAATGTTCTTTATATGAGGTCCGCCATTACGCTGGGATTACCATCACTTGAAATTACAGGAAGTCATTATGACCTCGGTGAATCCAG TTCTGAGATACAAAATCTGCGTATTGTCATTGGTGTAACATTCACTCTGGCAGAAGAACAACTCTTAGAGGTGGATGAAGTGGACGTTCTTTATGATTTTACATCTGCTGGT GAATTATCAAAGGAGGAACAGTTAGCCGAAGATGGTATAGTTGAGCTTTTGAAAGGAACTTTCCAGGGCTATTTAGAAAAAGCCATCGCTTATGAGATCACCGCAGCACTTGAGATGACAAG AGATGACTACGATTACGAGAGTGAAGACTCAATAGATGATTTCTTCGATCGACTCTTCGCCGACATCAGAAAACTCATAATTGAGGATCATCTTGATCCAATGAATCTGCCTCAGGATAGTGACAGCTTCAGTCTTTCT CTCTTCAACACGACAGTGGACGGCTCTCTGACTGTGCACAAAGGAGCTCTGAGTGGACTCTCGACCATCCACAGAGCAGGAAACATGAGCGCCAGGTTCATTGGGCTCAAAGCGGAGATCATTTGGGAGGGAGAAGTTGGATTTGATGATCTCGAG atTGATTACACCTTCGACCTAAACTTGCCACTCCTCGGGAAAGAAGTCAGTTACGCCATCAAGATGTCCTACGTTCACCTGAGCTTCGAAACGGACGTTTTTCTGTTGAGGCAGAACATCACGTTGGCCAGGTGCAACATCAGCGAACTGGG TCCGATCCACTTCAAAGAAAAGGGAGCTGGTCCACTCGATACACCTTTGTACAACATTCTCATCAACACCCTGTTGGGAGAACTGCATTTCTACGTCATGAAGATTGGAGAGGGTGTCGTCTGTAGCCTTCTGGAAAACGTCCTTTctcatatatag